The Caldicellulosiruptoraceae bacterium PP1 genome includes the window TATTATATCTAAAAATGATAGAAATTTAAAGAAAATATTAATTTAATAGCATTTACCCTAACATAAGAAAAAAATATGATTTATTTATAAGGGTTTATACGGAAATTTACATATAGGAGGTTGGTATTTGTGCTTTCTAAAAGTGTTTTTAGATTCTTTTCAGTTATACTTATTCAGGCTATATTCTTTTCATTTGTTTTTGTGCCAAAAGTAAAAGCACAGGAAAGCAGTTCCATAATTATCAATCCAATAAACAACTTGAGTGAGGATTTTATAAGAGGCATGGACGTTTCAATGCTAAGCCAAATTGAAAAATCAGGAGGGAAGTTTTATGACAATGGTGAGCAGAAAGATTGCCTTCAGATTTTAAAAGATCATGGGGTAAATTGGATTAGATTAAGGATATGGAATGATCCAAAAGATGAAAATGGTATAGATGTTGGTGGAGGAAACTGCGACCTTCAAATGGCAATTGATATTTCAAAAAGAGCAAAAGCACTTGGAATGAAGGTTTTGATTGACTTTCATTACAGCGACTTTTGGGCAGATCCAGGTAAACAAACAAAACCAAAAGCCTGGGTAAACCTATCATATGAGCAACTAAAGCAAGCTGTTTATGATTTTACAGCAAATGCCATATCAAGCCTTAATGCAAATGGAGCAACACCTGATATGGTTCAGATAGGTAATGAACTTAACAATGGCTTTTTATGGCCAGATGGGCAAATATCAGGTAACAGTGCTGGAGGATATGATAAATTTGCTGAACTATTAAAACAAGGTATAAAAGCTGTAAAGGATAATGATCCCAATTTATCTGATCCAAACAAAAGAATAAAAATTATGATTCATCTTGCAAATGGCGGAACTAATAGCTTATATAGAACAGTATTTGATAACCTAACACAAAGAGGAGTAGACTTTGATGTAATTGGTTTATCATTTTATCCATTTTGGCATGGAACATTAAAAGATTTGCAGGTTAATATTAATGATATTTCTGAAAGATATAATAAAGAGATTGCTATTGCAGAAACTTCTTATGCTTGGACATTAAGTGACGGAGATGGTTTTGAAAACTCATTTGGGGAAGATGAAGAAAATTTTGGTGGATATAAGGCAACAATACAAGGACAGGCTAGTGCAATAAGAGATATTATGGAAGTTGTATCAAAAGTACCAAATAACAAAGGCCTCGGAATTTTCTACTGGGAAGGGGATTGGATACCAGTAAATGGTGCAGGATGGAAAACAGGAGAAGGGAATAGCTGGGATAATCAAGCTTTATTTGATTTTAACGGTAATGCTTTACCTTCATTAGATGTTTTCAACAAGATTTATTCAAATAATCCACCAACACCACTTACTATAGAAGAAATACTTCCTTCAAAAGTTACAACACCACTTGGTGAAATTCCTACATTACCATCAACAGTAAAAGTAATTTTCAATGACCATTCAATAAAAGAAGCAAATGTTACATGGGAAGATTATGACAAGAATCTATTAGAACAGTTAGGAGAATTTAATATAAAAGGCCAAGTTGAAGGAACAATAATTCAAGCTATTTGTAAAATAACAGTTAGTGGGCATAAAAACTATGTGAAAAATGCAGGCTTTGAAACAGGTAATTTTGATAATTGGGAAGCAACTGTTTTATCTGGTCCACAAAATGCAGTTAGAGTTGAGTATTCTCCAGGTAATAATGCTCATTCTGGAAATTATACAATGCATTATTGGGCTGCAACTGCATTTAAGTTTATAGTAAGTCAGACAATAACCGGATTGAATAATGGTGTTTATTCACTTTCGGTATATACACATGGCGGTGGCCGAGAAAATCAACTAAAGTTAATTGCAAGTGACTATGGTGGAGAGGAATTAAGTACATCAACCATCCATACAGGTTGGAGAGAGTTTAAGAAGGTTGTTATAAATGGAATAAAGGTTACTAATGGACAATGCAAAATAAGTATTTTAGTAGATGGTAACAGTAATAATTGGGGAAGCTGGGATGATGTAGTATTTACTGAGGATACCTCTTATGCGTCTATAAAATCATTACAATCAGTAAATGCAAATGGAGATTTTAATGCAACAATTGGTGTATATGATTTAAATGAAGATGCTACTGCAGCAGATATAGAAATTAATTATTCGGCTAATTTATATGATTTAATCGAAGTTCAAAACATAGATCAAGATACGCAAATAATTGATATTGAAAAAACTCAATCAGGTGTTAGGGTATTTGCTATTAATAAGA containing:
- a CDS encoding glycosyl hydrolase 53 family protein, giving the protein MLSKSVFRFFSVILIQAIFFSFVFVPKVKAQESSSIIINPINNLSEDFIRGMDVSMLSQIEKSGGKFYDNGEQKDCLQILKDHGVNWIRLRIWNDPKDENGIDVGGGNCDLQMAIDISKRAKALGMKVLIDFHYSDFWADPGKQTKPKAWVNLSYEQLKQAVYDFTANAISSLNANGATPDMVQIGNELNNGFLWPDGQISGNSAGGYDKFAELLKQGIKAVKDNDPNLSDPNKRIKIMIHLANGGTNSLYRTVFDNLTQRGVDFDVIGLSFYPFWHGTLKDLQVNINDISERYNKEIAIAETSYAWTLSDGDGFENSFGEDEENFGGYKATIQGQASAIRDIMEVVSKVPNNKGLGIFYWEGDWIPVNGAGWKTGEGNSWDNQALFDFNGNALPSLDVFNKIYSNNPPTPLTIEEILPSKVTTPLGEIPTLPSTVKVIFNDHSIKEANVTWEDYDKNLLEQLGEFNIKGQVEGTIIQAICKITVSGHKNYVKNAGFETGNFDNWEATVLSGPQNAVRVEYSPGNNAHSGNYTMHYWAATAFKFIVSQTITGLNNGVYSLSVYTHGGGRENQLKLIASDYGGEELSTSTIHTGWREFKKVVINGIKVTNGQCKISILVDGNSNNWGSWDDVVFTEDTSYASIKSLQSVNANGDFNATIGVYDLNEDATAADIEINYSANLYDLIEVQNIDQDTQIIDIEKTQSGVRVFAINKKGLNNKDIITLKFKAKNLTEDKVGSFVINKFELGIAQDGRVIVPAQLSSINIKVNGIKQTGNQNNNTNNQTTNTNNTNNTSNQTTAIQNTQQNDQSNETTEKTYKVNIGNNNKNIVMEITPEKQQESYNVIIEQRIIEELQNKLNNKENISIKLNNSKDIKDINIQIPKVNLDKNKIGNKIVIDTPTLIINLPSDTFIDQSNNIRITNIGIKKEEALNISDSIKKQLFENEIYNIEFKNETNKISQFDKAITITIPLEKQDTDSQYLTILSISDDGKMEIIPNAIYNKENQSVTFKTHHFSKFAIIKRYKTFEDIKNIEWAKQAIEVLCSKGIIDNYDNDKFLPDNLITRSEFVSMLVKAFGFYSNFEGNFVDVDKDNNYYDYIGIAKKIGLINGIGNNKFNPNAPIKREDIAVLIKRAVEIEKEMSLKSNKALLNSYKDNNKVSKYASDAISLLIEKNIMTGNKAQIMPDSLATRKEAAVILYRTIMNLR